The following are from one region of the Paenibacillus sp. JZ16 genome:
- a CDS encoding BlaI/MecI/CopY family transcriptional regulator, producing the protein MNQIPPITDAELEIMRVLWANPDCPSSEVVKKMTDLMGWSPNTTRTLLSRLVQKEAAGAKLEKGSKRTQLFYPIISEQEYLQSETKSFMKKLYGGALKPMLANFLQDKKLNAQEIEDLKALFDENSSDGETEKREP; encoded by the coding sequence ATGAATCAAATACCACCGATTACGGATGCAGAGCTGGAAATTATGCGCGTATTGTGGGCTAATCCGGACTGTCCTTCCAGCGAGGTCGTAAAGAAAATGACGGATCTGATGGGGTGGAGCCCCAATACAACTCGGACGCTCCTCAGTCGTCTGGTGCAGAAGGAAGCAGCGGGTGCGAAACTGGAAAAGGGTTCAAAGCGCACCCAACTATTTTATCCGATCATCAGCGAGCAGGAGTATCTGCAGTCTGAAACCAAATCCTTCATGAAAAAACTTTATGGGGGAGCTTTAAAGCCGATGCTGGCCAACTTTTTGCAGGATAAAAAACTGAATGCGCAAGAAATCGAGGATCTGAAGGCTTTGTTTGACGAGAACAGCAGCGACGGGGAAACAGAAAAGAGAGAGCCCTGA
- a CDS encoding M56 family metallopeptidase, producing the protein MSHTLHENLLLFFGWVIRGSFMAGIMIVLVLMLQFLLKNKIEARWRYWLWFPVAIRLLLPWAPESSLSLYNVLSLEAIVPGIHQQTQVSPLWKETGRISAAIHVERSIHPEASGTSEVPAPSLESGPVQDSGHWWNGFKQIGFTNILMSVWLAGVLLLAVKTVYDQLRLKQALRTGRKIDTPFLLAVFHETKQQLGVKQTVQFVASERIPGPAVVGFNKPAIVISPSLLITLQKDQLQYILAHEFAHIQRRDVAVNWLMHIILIIHWFNPLLWLAVHKARQDQEMACDACALNRMSPQQNNAYGQTIIHVLDHFSGNQRQPGLAGLSATHKQMKRRLTMIKHFHKKSYRLSILGMGMILALGSVTLVNAKESDAGNVTSKASVQSEQDGAVVNNVPDIIYPKGDIDRELYKKELEKAEKKAEAAAKALTPEDKKYIEAETNRVKKLSEETGDMYVLYHKYKDLNSGFDLSYWGGIEKFTAYEDYLIRASTLEGSILKRPANLPEGFKFSKARIEGPTERKFLDEVRAEGKESGKPIYAKKIDWKEAATIRLEYTNGKDTLAISKFMLDSEGSKKKGFFEDDFPAHVYPKYVFWHEGGFEYSISTTWDMSKEQKIDILKAAVQK; encoded by the coding sequence ATGAGTCATACATTGCATGAAAATTTATTGTTGTTTTTCGGCTGGGTCATTCGCGGATCGTTCATGGCCGGCATCATGATCGTCCTTGTCCTGATGCTGCAATTTCTACTAAAAAACAAGATTGAAGCCAGATGGAGATACTGGCTTTGGTTTCCTGTGGCCATTCGCTTGCTGCTTCCTTGGGCACCGGAATCCTCGCTTAGCCTATACAATGTTTTGTCTCTGGAGGCCATAGTGCCCGGCATTCATCAACAAACCCAAGTTTCACCGCTTTGGAAGGAAACGGGGAGAATAAGCGCGGCCATTCATGTTGAGCGCTCTATACACCCGGAGGCAAGCGGAACTTCGGAAGTACCTGCTCCATCCCTTGAATCGGGACCCGTGCAGGACAGCGGTCATTGGTGGAATGGGTTCAAGCAGATAGGCTTCACCAATATACTGATGTCGGTTTGGCTTGCGGGTGTGCTGCTTCTTGCCGTCAAAACGGTATACGACCAGCTTCGATTGAAACAAGCCCTGCGCACGGGCCGAAAAATAGATACGCCTTTTCTATTGGCCGTGTTTCACGAGACGAAACAGCAATTAGGCGTGAAGCAAACCGTGCAGTTTGTAGCCAGCGAGCGAATTCCTGGACCTGCCGTGGTCGGTTTTAACAAACCGGCGATCGTCATTTCGCCCAGTCTGCTCATCACGCTGCAAAAGGATCAACTTCAATACATTCTGGCGCATGAGTTCGCACATATTCAGCGGCGGGACGTCGCAGTGAACTGGTTAATGCATATCATCCTGATCATCCATTGGTTTAATCCGTTATTATGGCTAGCCGTACATAAAGCGAGACAAGACCAGGAGATGGCTTGCGATGCATGCGCCTTGAATCGGATGAGCCCGCAGCAAAACAATGCATACGGACAAACGATCATCCATGTGCTGGACCATTTTTCAGGAAACCAACGTCAGCCGGGACTTGCCGGCCTGTCCGCCACGCATAAACAAATGAAAAGGAGACTTACGATGATTAAACATTTTCACAAAAAATCTTATCGCCTGTCCATTCTGGGGATGGGGATGATTCTCGCGCTAGGCAGCGTGACATTGGTTAATGCTAAGGAAAGCGATGCAGGGAACGTAACGTCAAAGGCTTCCGTGCAGTCAGAACAGGATGGAGCTGTTGTCAATAACGTGCCGGATATTATCTATCCCAAGGGGGATATTGACCGCGAGCTTTACAAAAAAGAGCTGGAAAAGGCCGAAAAAAAAGCAGAAGCAGCAGCCAAGGCTCTAACTCCAGAGGATAAGAAGTATATCGAAGCTGAGACCAATAGAGTGAAGAAGCTAAGCGAAGAGACAGGTGATATGTATGTTCTGTATCATAAATATAAGGATCTTAACAGCGGATTCGACCTAAGTTATTGGGGAGGTATAGAAAAATTCACTGCTTACGAGGACTACTTGATTAGAGCTTCCACGCTGGAGGGTTCTATTCTGAAGCGGCCTGCCAACTTGCCGGAGGGATTTAAGTTTTCCAAAGCGAGAATTGAAGGTCCAACCGAAAGAAAGTTCCTTGATGAAGTAAGGGCCGAAGGCAAGGAGAGCGGAAAACCCATCTACGCGAAAAAGATAGACTGGAAAGAGGCGGCAACCATTCGTCTTGAATATACGAACGGGAAAGATACGCTGGCCATTTCAAAATTTATGTTGGACTCAGAGGGAAGTAAGAAGAAAGGTTTCTTTGAGGATGACTTCCCGGCGCATGTCTATCCAAAATACGTGTTTTGGCATGAAGGCGGCTTTGAATACAGCATTTCAACCACATGGGATATGTCCAAGGAACAGAAGATCGATATTCTGAAAGCAGCGGTGCAGAAATAG